In Tsuneonella dongtanensis, a single window of DNA contains:
- a CDS encoding transglutaminase-like domain-containing protein has translation MTIAISTRFDFTLDSPTDVILQFEAAAIPEQEILSARTVLTCGDACARVPAHEAIGERVLVSTQGRFEVAYDARVDVKRLTPDLAGLSQLAPHDLPGDPLEYLLDSRYCPADRLQSFAEDEFGGTSGGDRALAIRDWIAKHFTYEPGSSTATTTALDTFVERRGICRDYAHVLITLARASTIPARYVSCFAPGVTPPDFHAVAEVFLADETTPGGGAWYILDATGMAEPHETVKIGVGRDAADVSFLTSFGSSQFGDKTVTVTRED, from the coding sequence ATGACCATCGCCATCTCTACCCGCTTCGACTTCACCCTCGACAGCCCGACCGACGTTATCCTCCAGTTCGAGGCTGCGGCGATTCCCGAGCAGGAGATCCTGTCGGCCAGGACCGTCCTGACCTGCGGGGATGCGTGTGCCCGCGTGCCCGCGCACGAGGCGATCGGGGAACGGGTACTCGTCAGCACACAGGGCCGGTTCGAGGTGGCATACGACGCGCGTGTCGACGTCAAGCGGCTCACTCCCGATCTTGCCGGTCTGTCGCAGCTCGCGCCGCACGATCTGCCGGGGGACCCGCTCGAATACCTGCTCGATTCGCGCTACTGCCCGGCCGACCGGCTGCAATCGTTCGCCGAGGATGAATTCGGCGGCACAAGCGGAGGTGACCGGGCGCTGGCGATCCGCGACTGGATCGCGAAACACTTCACTTACGAGCCTGGCAGCAGCACCGCGACGACGACCGCGCTCGATACGTTCGTCGAGCGGCGCGGCATCTGCCGCGATTACGCCCACGTCCTGATCACGCTCGCGCGCGCCTCGACGATTCCCGCGCGCTACGTCTCCTGCTTTGCGCCGGGGGTCACGCCGCCCGATTTCCATGCGGTTGCCGAGGTATTCCTTGCCGACGAGACGACGCCCGGCGGAGGGGCATGGTACATCCTCGACGCGACCGGCATGGCCGAACCGCACGAGACGGTGAAGATCGGCGTCGGCCGCGATGCCGCCGATGTCAGCTTCCTCACCAGCTTCGGCTCCTCGCAATTCGGCGACAAGACGGTGACAGTCACCCGCGAGGATTAA
- a CDS encoding MaoC family dehydratase, which yields MPGLWFDELSVGQTFDHPIRRTVTETDNLLFTTLSHNPAALHLDAEAMKDSEYGRVLVNSCFTLSLMVGVSVGDTTLGTAIANLGWDEVRFPAPVFVGDTLRIETEVVELRDSKSRPEAGIVTFVHRAYNQAGTLVATCKRSGLQRRKPA from the coding sequence ATGCCGGGCCTGTGGTTCGACGAATTATCCGTGGGGCAAACCTTCGATCACCCGATCCGCCGAACGGTGACCGAAACCGACAACCTGCTGTTCACGACGCTGAGCCATAACCCGGCCGCACTGCACCTCGATGCCGAGGCGATGAAGGACAGCGAGTACGGCCGCGTGCTCGTGAATTCGTGCTTCACGCTCTCGCTGATGGTCGGGGTGTCGGTGGGGGATACCACGCTCGGGACCGCGATCGCCAACCTGGGGTGGGATGAAGTGCGATTTCCTGCGCCCGTCTTCGTGGGCGACACCTTGCGGATCGAGACCGAAGTCGTCGAACTGCGCGACAGCAAGTCGCGCCCCGAAGCCGGCATCGTCACTTTCGTCCATCGCGCATACAACCAGGCCGGTACCCTCGTCGCGACTTGCAAGCGAAGCGGACTTCAGCGGAGGAAACCGGCATGA
- a CDS encoding HpcH/HpaI aldolase/citrate lyase family protein has protein sequence MTKPLRSLLFIPGDSDKKLAKVAKCGADAVILDLEDAVGMANKPEARNKVADFLFGFPREAEGAPQLWVRINPFDSGLAESDLAAVVPSRPDGIMLPKPDGPEDCVRLSNLLDHMELAHGVAPGSIGIIPVATETAASPFRLGDYATAGLKRLRGLTWGAEDLAAALGATGNRGEDGEWLFTFRLVRSLTLMAAHAAGVPAIETLQADFRDEAGLLASSRQARAEGFSGRLAIHPAQVGPINEGFTPSADEIEHARRVIAAFDAEPGAGVVGLDGKMLDMPHLKAARRTLGLAGEG, from the coding sequence ATGACGAAGCCGCTGCGATCGTTGCTGTTCATTCCCGGCGACAGCGACAAGAAACTCGCCAAAGTCGCCAAGTGCGGCGCCGATGCGGTCATCCTCGACCTCGAGGACGCCGTCGGGATGGCCAACAAGCCCGAGGCCCGTAACAAGGTGGCCGATTTCCTCTTCGGTTTCCCCCGCGAGGCGGAAGGCGCTCCGCAGTTATGGGTTCGGATCAACCCCTTCGACAGCGGGCTGGCCGAAAGCGACCTTGCCGCCGTGGTCCCGTCGCGGCCCGACGGGATCATGCTGCCCAAGCCCGATGGGCCGGAGGACTGCGTCAGGCTGTCGAACCTGCTCGATCACATGGAACTGGCGCACGGGGTGGCACCGGGGTCGATCGGGATCATCCCGGTCGCGACCGAGACGGCCGCTTCACCCTTTCGCCTCGGGGACTATGCCACCGCCGGCCTCAAGCGTCTGCGCGGGCTGACATGGGGGGCCGAGGATCTCGCCGCAGCACTCGGAGCCACCGGCAACCGGGGCGAAGACGGCGAATGGCTGTTTACCTTCCGTCTTGTACGATCGCTGACCTTGATGGCCGCGCACGCGGCCGGCGTGCCTGCGATCGAGACGCTGCAAGCCGATTTCCGCGACGAGGCAGGCCTGCTCGCCAGCAGCCGCCAGGCAAGGGCCGAAGGGTTCTCGGGACGCCTCGCGATCCACCCGGCGCAGGTCGGGCCGATCAACGAGGGGTTCACGCCAAGCGCCGACGAAATCGAGCACGCGCGGCGCGTGATCGCGGCGTTCGATGCCGAGCCGGGCGCGGGGGTGGTCGGTCTCGACGGCAAGATGCTCGACATGCCTCATCTCAAGGCAGCACGCCGGACACTGGGCCTGGCGGGCGAAGGGTGA
- a CDS encoding secondary thiamine-phosphate synthase enzyme YjbQ yields MRVEQGILRIDTSGKGLVDITSKVAVWLAGARLVNGTLTVFCRHTSAGLLISENASPAVQRDLLRWLDRLAPEGPHYEHDEEGADDMPAHIQSMLTGSALTVPFSGGRMLLGTWQAVYLAEHRARGHRREVVVSATGE; encoded by the coding sequence GTGAGGGTCGAACAGGGCATCCTGCGCATCGACACGTCCGGAAAGGGCTTGGTCGACATCACCTCGAAAGTCGCGGTCTGGCTTGCCGGGGCACGGCTGGTGAACGGTACGCTGACGGTCTTCTGCCGCCACACCAGTGCCGGGCTGCTGATCAGCGAGAATGCCAGCCCCGCGGTCCAGCGCGACCTCCTGCGCTGGCTCGACCGGCTCGCGCCCGAAGGTCCGCATTACGAGCATGACGAGGAGGGCGCCGACGACATGCCCGCGCACATACAATCGATGCTCACCGGCAGCGCGCTAACGGTGCCGTTCTCCGGCGGGCGTATGCTCCTGGGAACCTGGCAGGCGGTCTATCTCGCCGAGCATCGCGCGAGGGGGCACAGACGCGAAGTCGTCGTTTCCGCGACCGGCGAGTGA
- the zwf gene encoding glucose-6-phosphate dehydrogenase, with protein MTGYQSSHAFTADRLLLFGATGDLAQRMLLPSLCALAHDGLLSPDLRIVGTARSEMSDAEYRDFAREALEKYLPDSRRGGMDDFLGRLTYQALDASTTAGFDMLAAKVGTPDQGLAIFLSTAPSLFEPTIAGLQSAGLTGPKVRIGLEKPLGTDLDSSCEINDAVAAAFSEDRIFRIDHYLGKETVQNLLALRFANVMFEPIWNANYIDHVQITVAETVGLESRVAYYDDSGALRDMVQNHMLQLLALVCMEPPTSFDATAVRDEKVKVLRSLRAVGEGETVTGQYRAGAISGTAVPGYDEELGKESDTETFVAIKAHVDNWRWKGVPFYLRTGKRLPERVTEIVVQFRCIPFSIFEDRGAKTVPNRLVIGIQPEENISLRLMAKVPGLDREGIRLRPVPLDISMPDAFAGAVKRIAYERLLLDLVEGDQTLFVRRDEVEAQWEWIDAIRAGWVETGLTPKTYTAGAWGPSAAIALAERDGVSWHE; from the coding sequence ATGACCGGTTATCAGTCCAGCCACGCATTCACCGCCGACCGGCTGCTGCTGTTCGGCGCCACAGGCGACCTTGCCCAGCGGATGCTCCTGCCGTCGCTTTGCGCGCTGGCGCACGACGGGCTGCTGTCGCCCGACCTCCGGATCGTCGGCACCGCCCGTTCGGAGATGAGCGACGCCGAGTATCGCGACTTCGCCCGCGAGGCGCTGGAGAAGTACCTGCCCGACAGCCGCCGCGGCGGGATGGACGATTTCCTCGGTCGCCTGACATACCAGGCGCTCGATGCCTCGACGACCGCAGGGTTCGACATGCTCGCCGCGAAAGTCGGCACGCCGGACCAGGGCCTTGCGATCTTCCTCTCGACCGCGCCCAGCCTGTTCGAACCGACGATCGCCGGCCTGCAATCCGCCGGTCTGACGGGGCCGAAGGTGCGGATCGGGCTCGAGAAACCGCTTGGGACGGATCTCGATTCGAGCTGCGAGATCAATGACGCGGTGGCCGCCGCGTTCAGCGAGGACCGGATATTCCGGATCGATCACTACCTCGGCAAGGAAACGGTCCAGAACCTCCTGGCGCTGCGGTTCGCCAACGTGATGTTCGAGCCGATCTGGAACGCGAACTACATCGATCACGTGCAGATCACCGTCGCCGAGACCGTCGGGCTCGAGAGCCGCGTCGCCTATTACGACGACAGCGGCGCGCTGCGCGACATGGTGCAGAACCACATGCTCCAGCTCCTCGCGCTCGTGTGCATGGAACCGCCGACCAGCTTCGACGCGACTGCGGTGCGCGACGAGAAGGTCAAGGTGCTGCGCAGCCTGCGTGCCGTGGGCGAGGGGGAGACCGTTACCGGCCAGTACCGCGCGGGCGCGATCTCGGGCACGGCGGTGCCGGGTTACGACGAGGAACTGGGCAAGGAATCGGACACCGAGACCTTCGTCGCCATCAAGGCCCATGTCGACAACTGGCGCTGGAAGGGCGTGCCGTTCTACCTGCGCACCGGCAAGCGCCTGCCCGAGCGTGTGACCGAGATCGTCGTCCAGTTCCGCTGCATCCCGTTCTCGATCTTCGAGGACCGCGGCGCGAAGACGGTGCCCAACCGCCTCGTCATCGGTATCCAGCCCGAAGAGAACATCTCGCTGCGGCTGATGGCCAAGGTGCCGGGGCTCGACCGCGAAGGCATCCGCCTGCGCCCGGTGCCGCTCGACATCTCGATGCCCGATGCCTTCGCCGGCGCGGTCAAGCGCATCGCTTACGAGCGGCTGCTGCTCGACCTCGTCGAAGGCGACCAGACGCTGTTCGTCCGCCGCGACGAAGTCGAAGCGCAGTGGGAGTGGATCGACGCGATCCGCGCGGGCTGGGTTGAGACTGGCCTGACGCCGAAGACCTACACCGCGGGGGCCTGGGGCCCGAGCGCAGCAATCGCGCTCGCCGAGCGCGACGGAGTGAGCTGGCATGAGTAA
- the edd gene encoding phosphogluconate dehydratase, which yields MSNLHDTVHRVTERIVANSRDSRKRYLDLMERERERGPDRNSLGCSNLAHGFAAALEDKPAIKAGHAPNLAIVTSYNDMLSAHQPYGAYPPQMKVWAREVGATAQVAGATPAMCDGVTQGQDGMELSLFSRDAIALSTAIAMSHAMYDGMALLGICDKIVPGLVMGALRFGHIPGIFIPSGPMPSGIANKEKQKVRQLYAEGKVGRDELLESESASYHSPGTCTFYGTANSNQMMMEMMGLHVPGAAFVPPNTPLRQALTRAAVHRLVEIADKPEFAMARTCDEKAFVNAVVGLLATGGSTNHAIHLPAMARSAGIALDWNDVSELSSAVPLIARVYPNGSGDVNHFHAAGGMGYVVGELLEAGLAHRDIVTVWGGDLSDYAKEPWLDGETLAWREVGASGDDTMLRPASDPFQADGGMRLVEGNLGRACFKTSAVDPERYTIEAPCRVFDSQVAVVESFKAGELDRDVVVVVRFQGPRANGMPELHKLTPPLGVLQDRGYKVALVTDGRMSGASGKVPAAIHCVPEALGGGPLARLRDGDVVRLCATTGSLSTDADLSGREPAVQSEEHEGVGRELYAMFRLGADSAERGASAMLAAGGL from the coding sequence ATGAGTAATCTTCACGACACCGTCCATCGCGTGACCGAGCGGATCGTCGCCAACAGTCGCGATAGCCGCAAGCGCTACCTCGACCTTATGGAGCGCGAGCGCGAGCGCGGGCCCGATCGCAATTCGCTCGGCTGCTCGAACCTGGCCCACGGCTTCGCTGCCGCGCTGGAGGACAAGCCCGCGATCAAGGCGGGCCATGCGCCGAACCTGGCGATCGTGACGAGCTACAACGACATGCTCTCCGCGCACCAGCCCTATGGCGCCTACCCGCCGCAGATGAAGGTCTGGGCGCGCGAGGTTGGCGCCACTGCGCAGGTCGCGGGCGCCACCCCGGCGATGTGCGACGGGGTGACCCAGGGCCAGGACGGCATGGAGCTGTCGCTGTTCAGCCGCGACGCGATCGCCCTTTCGACCGCGATCGCGATGAGCCACGCGATGTACGACGGCATGGCGCTGCTCGGCATATGCGACAAGATCGTGCCCGGCCTCGTCATGGGCGCACTGCGCTTTGGCCACATCCCGGGCATCTTCATCCCTTCGGGCCCGATGCCGAGCGGCATCGCCAACAAGGAGAAGCAGAAGGTTCGCCAGCTCTATGCCGAGGGTAAGGTCGGGCGCGACGAACTGCTGGAGAGCGAAAGCGCGAGCTATCATTCGCCCGGCACCTGCACGTTCTACGGCACCGCCAATTCCAACCAGATGATGATGGAGATGATGGGTCTCCACGTTCCCGGTGCCGCGTTCGTGCCGCCGAACACCCCGCTTCGGCAGGCGCTGACCCGCGCGGCGGTGCACCGGCTGGTGGAAATCGCCGACAAGCCCGAGTTCGCCATGGCGCGCACCTGCGACGAAAAGGCCTTCGTCAACGCGGTCGTCGGCCTCCTCGCGACGGGCGGGTCGACCAACCATGCGATCCACCTGCCGGCAATGGCGCGCTCTGCCGGAATCGCGCTCGACTGGAACGATGTGTCCGAGCTCTCGAGCGCGGTGCCGCTGATCGCGCGGGTCTATCCCAACGGATCGGGCGACGTGAACCATTTCCACGCTGCAGGCGGGATGGGCTATGTGGTCGGCGAACTGCTCGAGGCGGGCCTCGCCCATCGCGACATTGTGACGGTGTGGGGCGGCGACCTTTCGGACTATGCGAAGGAGCCGTGGCTCGACGGCGAGACGCTCGCCTGGCGCGAGGTCGGTGCAAGCGGCGACGACACCATGCTCCGCCCGGCGAGTGACCCGTTCCAGGCGGACGGCGGAATGCGGCTCGTCGAAGGCAACCTCGGCCGGGCCTGCTTCAAGACCAGCGCCGTCGATCCCGAGCGGTATACGATCGAAGCGCCGTGCCGGGTGTTCGACAGCCAGGTCGCGGTGGTCGAATCTTTCAAGGCGGGCGAACTCGACCGCGACGTCGTTGTGGTCGTCCGGTTCCAGGGTCCGCGCGCGAACGGAATGCCCGAACTTCACAAACTGACCCCGCCGCTGGGCGTGCTGCAGGACCGCGGATACAAGGTGGCGCTCGTCACCGACGGGCGTATGAGCGGTGCAAGCGGCAAGGTGCCCGCAGCGATCCACTGCGTGCCCGAGGCGCTGGGCGGCGGCCCGCTGGCCCGACTGCGCGACGGCGACGTGGTGCGGCTCTGCGCGACCACCGGCTCGCT